From the Ancylothrix sp. D3o genome, one window contains:
- a CDS encoding PleD family two-component system response regulator — protein MASHKILVIDDSKVIRVRVREMLPPGNFEVLEAKDGEEGLKLIRQARPNLIMLDFLLPKVSGWEVFQQIQSNAELRSIPLVLMSGRKEEVTEKITEPFKHFAFIEKPFEKKSLIEAIKLAMKIAPKAPAAAAPAAAAPPAAASPATGSSDSAEVQALKKQVATMQAEIDALKKQVSQILAFIKQKMK, from the coding sequence GTGGCAAGTCACAAAATTTTGGTCATTGATGACAGTAAGGTGATTCGGGTGCGGGTACGGGAAATGTTACCCCCTGGTAATTTTGAAGTGTTGGAAGCAAAAGACGGTGAGGAAGGGCTAAAGCTGATCCGTCAGGCTCGCCCTAATTTGATTATGTTAGACTTCCTGCTGCCAAAAGTCAGCGGCTGGGAAGTTTTCCAACAAATTCAAAGCAATGCTGAATTACGTTCTATTCCTTTGGTGTTGATGTCTGGACGCAAAGAGGAAGTTACAGAAAAAATTACTGAACCTTTTAAGCATTTTGCTTTTATTGAAAAGCCTTTTGAGAAAAAGTCGCTGATTGAAGCAATTAAGCTGGCAATGAAAATTGCTCCGAAGGCACCGGCAGCAGCGGCACCGGCAGCGGCGGCACCACCGGCGGCGGCTTCACCGGCTACGGGATCTTCAGATTCAGCGGAAGTTCAAGCTTTGAAAAAGCAAGTCGCTACTATGCAAGCTGAAATTGATGCACTGAAAAAACAAGTTAGTCAGATTTTGGCTTTTATTAAACAAAAAATGAAATAG
- a CDS encoding Cof-type HAD-IIB family hydrolase, protein MQTQPAADLKMTSDIQQDEIELIVLDIDGTIAGHSNQISEPVKQAIAAAQAQGVKVAIATGRMFCSALRFHQEIASDLPLIAYQGALIKEPLTQQVLFDLRINRQIALEILDFLEKSEWRPALSIHCYLDDRLYVRELTHATLAYGERTGVEPLPVGDLREFLTSEPTKILALCEDAAVTDNLLGSLRSRYTPAELYLTKSVATFFEVTHPAVNKGAAVRYLAEKVLDIPLSRVMTVGDNFNDVEMLEVAGIGVAMGNAPAEVQAIAGWVAPPVELDGVAAAIQKFVL, encoded by the coding sequence ATGCAAACACAACCGGCAGCAGATTTGAAAATGACCAGCGACATCCAACAGGATGAGATTGAGTTAATTGTTTTGGATATTGACGGCACGATAGCGGGCCACTCAAATCAAATCTCTGAGCCGGTCAAACAAGCCATTGCGGCGGCTCAGGCTCAGGGTGTAAAAGTGGCTATCGCTACCGGCAGAATGTTTTGTTCAGCCTTGCGCTTTCACCAAGAAATTGCATCAGATTTACCCTTGATAGCCTACCAAGGCGCGCTGATTAAAGAGCCGCTAACGCAACAAGTTTTATTTGATTTACGAATTAACCGGCAGATCGCACTAGAGATTTTAGATTTTTTGGAAAAATCCGAATGGCGACCGGCCCTTTCAATCCATTGTTATCTGGATGACCGGCTTTATGTGCGTGAATTAACCCACGCCACTCTAGCTTATGGAGAACGAACAGGAGTAGAACCTTTGCCGGTGGGAGATTTACGCGAGTTTCTAACCAGCGAACCCACCAAAATTTTAGCTCTGTGTGAAGATGCGGCTGTCACCGATAATTTGTTGGGCAGTTTACGTTCACGTTATACCCCTGCGGAACTGTATTTGACAAAATCTGTAGCAACCTTTTTTGAAGTTACCCACCCCGCCGTTAATAAAGGTGCAGCGGTGCGCTATTTGGCTGAAAAAGTGCTGGACATCCCCCTGTCTCGTGTGATGACCGTTGGGGATAATTTTAATGATGTGGAAATGCTGGAAGTTGCCGGCATTGGTGTGGCGATGGGCAATGCACCCGCTGAGGTTCAAGCTATTGCCGGTTGGGTTGCTCCGCCGGTCGAGTTAGATGGAGTGGCGGCAGCCATTCAGAAATTTGTACTTTAG
- a CDS encoding DALR anticodon-binding domain-containing protein — protein MGNFNVNCGEIPALKPQLLAQLQTVIPKNSLGCEPTSIPLTRAKNTTEIIYLSPIALKLARSQTENTLPSQLAADLSSLINAGCLDFTLEVLPSGWLQFHLAPVSLATWLQNLISTSLHSPVSPSPSASTSSLFSIQYTHARCCSLLQTAHREGLIILNQKNHQIITPAHLPWLNSCQCWRFTQNQELGLISRLVDTLDSLATGTCQNPLKLATGLSEAFDCFHSACRIWGDVRTQTPELAQARLGLIRATQTTLQFLLKDFLATDAPVEL, from the coding sequence ATGGGCAATTTTAATGTTAACTGCGGTGAAATTCCAGCACTCAAACCTCAACTACTCGCCCAACTGCAAACCGTCATCCCCAAAAATTCTTTAGGTTGCGAACCTACCAGCATTCCTCTAACCAGGGCAAAAAACACCACAGAAATAATTTACCTATCCCCCATAGCCTTAAAACTCGCCCGCAGCCAAACCGAAAACACCCTCCCCAGCCAACTCGCCGCTGATTTATCCAGTCTTATCAATGCCGGCTGCCTAGATTTTACCCTTGAGGTTCTCCCTTCTGGCTGGTTACAATTTCATCTTGCCCCGGTTAGCTTGGCAACTTGGTTACAAAATCTGATTTCCACATCCCTGCATTCCCCTGTTTCCCCCTCTCCCTCAGCGAGTACCTCATCCCTATTTAGCATTCAGTACACACACGCTCGCTGTTGTTCGCTGCTGCAAACCGCCCACCGCGAAGGTTTAATCATTCTGAATCAAAAAAACCACCAAATTATTACACCGGCACATCTTCCCTGGCTCAATTCCTGTCAATGCTGGCGCTTTACCCAAAACCAAGAACTCGGCTTAATTTCTCGGTTAGTAGATACCCTTGACTCCCTCGCCACCGGCACCTGCCAAAATCCCCTCAAACTAGCCACCGGCCTCAGCGAAGCCTTCGATTGCTTCCACAGTGCTTGTCGCATTTGGGGCGATGTGCGAACTCAAACTCCAGAACTCGCTCAAGCTAGACTTGGCTTAATTCGCGCCACCCAAACCACACTTCAATTTCTTTTAAAAGACTTTTTAGCTACAGATGCGCCGGTAGAACTATAG
- a CDS encoding Crp/Fnr family transcriptional regulator, with translation MYSSLHSEAPRPFLTWQLIVDWAQVHYRCRIFNKDERIPARPELLYLVQKGAVRLVGTSQIKAVAVNKSQSPLVPLVSDEAFLGFVGAGQPFEIVAQSPFSLQAYAHVDETSVIWMYWHDLENWPHFRREVLDAFRYQHQRQLLWLATLGQHRTIDRLLGLLTLLVEEYGEPCEWIQKGEVQRGYCLPWSLTHSQIASAIGSTRVTVTRLMGQLRSMNLIRSQGDNSKGDNSICLPAFAARRESK, from the coding sequence ATGTATTCATCTTTACATTCTGAGGCGCCGCGCCCGTTTTTAACTTGGCAGTTGATTGTAGACTGGGCCCAAGTTCACTATCGTTGTCGCATTTTTAACAAAGATGAGCGCATTCCTGCTCGACCTGAGTTACTTTATTTGGTACAAAAAGGTGCTGTGCGTTTGGTGGGAACTTCCCAGATCAAAGCGGTAGCTGTGAATAAGTCTCAGTCGCCTCTGGTGCCATTGGTTTCTGATGAGGCTTTTTTGGGGTTTGTGGGGGCCGGTCAGCCGTTTGAAATTGTTGCTCAGTCTCCGTTTTCGCTTCAGGCTTATGCTCATGTTGATGAAACTTCGGTAATTTGGATGTATTGGCATGATTTAGAGAATTGGCCTCATTTTCGCCGTGAGGTTTTGGATGCTTTTCGCTATCAACATCAGCGACAGTTGTTGTGGCTGGCTACTTTGGGTCAACATCGAACCATTGACCGGCTTTTAGGTTTATTAACTTTGTTAGTTGAAGAATATGGCGAACCTTGCGAGTGGATACAAAAAGGTGAAGTTCAACGGGGTTATTGTTTGCCTTGGTCGCTAACTCATTCTCAAATTGCTAGTGCTATTGGTTCGACTCGTGTAACTGTGACTCGATTGATGGGACAATTACGCTCGATGAATTTAATTCGCAGTCAGGGAGATAATTCAAAAGGAGATAATTCAATTTGTTTGCCGGCTTTTGCTGCGCGTCGGGAGTCAAAATGA
- a CDS encoding NUDIX hydrolase, which yields MSESSLKKWQVLESELVVNHQWCQVRKDSVELSNGVVVDDFFVNVRPEIAYVFALTKDREVVFVRQYRHGVGEILLELPAGAFNSEVESAEVGAMREFTEETGYVCDSLFPLGTFYCNPVKDTNKIHLFVGLDSEFKKTPVLDVTEEIEVVLVPVSDVLNKISSGKINVAGSVAAVFLALQFLENQKL from the coding sequence ATGAGTGAAAGTTCTTTGAAAAAGTGGCAGGTTTTAGAGTCTGAGTTGGTTGTAAATCATCAATGGTGTCAAGTTCGCAAAGATTCTGTGGAGTTGTCTAATGGGGTTGTGGTTGATGATTTTTTTGTGAATGTTCGCCCTGAAATTGCTTATGTTTTTGCGCTAACAAAAGATCGGGAGGTTGTGTTTGTTAGGCAATACCGGCACGGCGTTGGTGAGATTCTTTTAGAGTTGCCGGCCGGTGCTTTTAATTCGGAGGTTGAAAGTGCGGAAGTTGGGGCAATGCGTGAGTTTACTGAGGAAACTGGTTATGTCTGTGATTCGCTTTTTCCTCTGGGTACGTTTTATTGTAATCCGGTGAAGGATACGAATAAAATACATTTATTTGTTGGTTTGGATTCTGAGTTTAAAAAAACTCCTGTTTTAGATGTTACTGAGGAAATTGAGGTGGTTTTAGTGCCGGTTTCTGATGTTTTAAATAAGATTAGTTCGGGAAAAATTAATGTGGCCGGTTCGGTGGCGGCGGTTTTTTTAGCGTTGCAGTTTCTTGAAAATCAAAAACTTTAA
- a CDS encoding DUF427 domain-containing protein, with amino-acid sequence MVGQRIEPAPGQESVWDYPRPPRLEDTSKHIQIIFNGEIITDTRSAKRVLETSHPPVYYIPPEDIKMQYLTKASGASFCEWKGYAGYYTLTVGDKTLEKVGWYYENPTPTFATIKDYVAFYAGPMDACYVDGEKVEPQPGGFYGGWITKDIVGPFKGSFGTWGW; translated from the coding sequence ATGGTAGGACAACGTATTGAACCGGCACCAGGACAAGAATCAGTGTGGGATTATCCCCGGCCACCACGACTTGAAGATACATCAAAACATATTCAAATTATCTTTAATGGAGAAATCATTACCGACACCCGAAGCGCTAAAAGAGTATTAGAAACAAGCCATCCGCCGGTTTATTACATTCCCCCAGAAGATATTAAAATGCAATATTTAACCAAAGCCAGCGGCGCAAGTTTTTGCGAATGGAAAGGATACGCCGGCTACTATACACTCACAGTAGGAGATAAAACCCTAGAAAAAGTAGGCTGGTATTATGAAAATCCCACCCCTACATTTGCCACTATTAAAGATTACGTTGCCTTTTACGCCGGCCCGATGGATGCTTGTTATGTAGATGGCGAAAAAGTAGAACCTCAACCCGGTGGTTTCTATGGCGGCTGGATAACAAAAGATATTGTGGGCCCCTTTAAAGGAAGCTTCGGCACTTGGGGATGGTAA
- a CDS encoding Ycf34 family protein, translating to MCICVNCHYVDRCITYHMVEEQHEQPHLSATPDFEPVEPTINVNHSFPEVVVTDDGRIVQIGDFGKEWDVVGCLSFKQETGKWSRLRPGELIPT from the coding sequence ATGTGTATTTGTGTGAATTGCCATTATGTAGACCGCTGCATTACATACCACATGGTAGAAGAACAGCACGAACAGCCTCACTTGAGCGCCACGCCTGATTTTGAGCCGGTGGAACCCACAATTAATGTTAACCACTCCTTCCCCGAAGTCGTCGTTACAGACGATGGTCGTATTGTTCAGATCGGCGACTTTGGCAAAGAATGGGATGTAGTCGGCTGTTTAAGCTTTAAACAAGAAACCGGCAAGTGGTCGCGCTTGCGTCCAGGGGAATTAATTCCCACTTAA
- a CDS encoding CCA tRNA nucleotidyltransferase, producing the protein MIFPPAPISALSPENWPFSLELLPPATCLVGGAVRDALLGRKREYLDLDFVTANAAIETASKVANHYKAGFVVLDASRQIARVVFAEATVDFAQQEGESLETDLHRRDFTINAIAYNPFSGEIIDFLGGYADLQAGVLRMISAGNLEDDPLRLLRAYRQASQLGFTIEPATRTAIRERALLLGNVAAERVRAELAYLLPTVEGTQQLQALFTDGLLGVWLAATEKDVSLLPKIDEAAILLKEIEPKIEAELAKNIREGVKTPIIAIAKLVCLLGFEEVKAEEQLLNLKYSRVEMQAALAVIRNLPVVLKEECLSIREEYFLFKNLGSAFPVLAVVAVALGVPVLRVASWFGRFINPDDRVAHPKLPVSGNDLMKELCLSPSPQVGVLLTEISISVAEGRISNRQEALEFASDLLKSHCKE; encoded by the coding sequence ATGATATTTCCCCCAGCACCGATTTCTGCTCTTTCTCCTGAAAATTGGCCTTTTAGCTTAGAATTGTTGCCACCGGCTACTTGTTTAGTTGGCGGTGCTGTGCGTGATGCGTTGTTGGGAAGGAAACGGGAATACCTGGATCTTGATTTTGTCACAGCTAATGCGGCAATTGAAACGGCTTCAAAAGTTGCTAATCACTATAAAGCTGGTTTTGTGGTGTTGGATGCTTCTCGACAGATCGCACGGGTAGTGTTTGCTGAGGCAACAGTTGACTTTGCTCAGCAGGAGGGGGAAAGTTTGGAAACTGATTTACACCGGCGCGATTTTACAATTAATGCGATTGCTTACAATCCTTTTTCTGGCGAAATTATTGATTTCTTGGGGGGTTATGCTGATTTGCAGGCGGGTGTGCTTAGAATGATTTCTGCGGGCAATTTAGAGGATGATCCGTTGCGGTTATTGCGCGCCTACCGGCAAGCTTCGCAATTGGGTTTTACCATTGAACCGGCCACAAGAACAGCTATCCGCGAACGAGCTTTGTTACTGGGGAATGTGGCAGCCGAACGAGTGCGAGCAGAATTGGCGTATTTACTGCCAACAGTTGAGGGAACTCAGCAGCTACAAGCTTTATTTACAGATGGTTTGCTGGGGGTTTGGTTGGCGGCGACAGAAAAGGATGTTTCTTTGCTGCCAAAAATTGATGAAGCGGCTATTTTATTAAAGGAGATAGAGCCGAAAATTGAGGCAGAATTGGCTAAAAATATTCGTGAAGGGGTGAAAACGCCTATAATAGCAATTGCTAAGCTGGTTTGTTTGCTGGGTTTTGAGGAGGTTAAGGCAGAAGAACAACTTTTAAATTTAAAGTACAGCCGTGTTGAAATGCAGGCGGCTCTTGCGGTGATCAGAAATTTGCCGGTGGTATTAAAGGAGGAATGTTTGTCTATACGGGAAGAGTATTTTTTGTTTAAAAATTTGGGTTCGGCGTTTCCGGTGTTGGCGGTGGTGGCTGTGGCTTTGGGAGTGCCGGTTTTGAGGGTAGCAAGTTGGTTTGGCCGGTTTATCAACCCTGATGATCGCGTTGCTCATCCAAAATTGCCGGTGAGTGGAAATGATTTAATGAAGGAGCTTTGTTTAAGCCCTAGTCCGCAAGTGGGTGTACTGCTGACAGAAATTAGCATTTCTGTGGCAGAGGGACGCATTTCTAATCGGCAAGAGGCGCTGGAATTTGCGAGTGATTTGTTAAAAAGCCATTGTAAAGAATAA